The genomic window TTCCGCCTCGGTTAGCAGTTTTTGGCTAACACCGCAGGCCAGCAACTGGGGTAGTTTGCATGAAATTGCCCACGGCTATCAGGGGCACTTTATGACGGATAAACATTTCTCAGTCGGTGAGGTATGGAACAACATTTATGCCGCCAGCTACCAGGATGTAATGCTGGGTGATCGTAAATACCAAGACGGCTGGCTATATGATTACAGCAATAAAGCGAAAGTTGAGGAGACCATCTTTCAGCTAATCGCCAGAGAGAAGCCGCTTAACCAGTGGGATTTGCATTCCAAGCTTTACTTTATCATGTTAATGGTGGACAAAGCGGGCAAGAATGCCTTCACGTTTTTAAATCAGCAGTACCGTAAAAACTGTAATACGTCAGACTTCGCTCCTTACTTACACTCACTGCTGGATATACTGTCTGAAAGTTTTGCTATAGCTGGAGAGCAAGTGGACGTAACGCCTTTTGTACAGCTTACCGGCGGCCATGTGACGCAACCGCAGTGCGATCGTAATAAGTTTAGCCACGCTAAGGCCGTGTATCCGCTGTATCAATTAGTTGATAAACCACAGTTGGAAGCGGTGAAAAACCAATTGAAACTGGACTCCACCCTCCGACTGGTTGATGCAACTCAGTTAAAAGCTACCGGCCTGAAAGGCAATGTCAGCTTGCGTTTTAACATCGATGACTTTGCGCAGATTTATGGTAAAGACCTGATCCTGCTGGAGGAAGCGCGTTATGCTTATAAAATACGTATAGACAGCCCGACGATGACATTGGGAGATCTGCCGATTGGTGTATACACCCTGCGTTTGCCTACCGGTAAAGATCGTAAATACCAGCCAACAACGGATTATCTTATAGTGAAACAGGGGGATAATGCAGCGGAAATTGCCTTTATCAAAAAATTCGCATCGCCGATCATCTCGCAAGAAATAAATTTCTTGGGCATTGCAGACGAGTTTTTCGCCATGCTATTAGTTGATCACGCTCAAGGCAAACTGGTCATCGACGTCTTTACCACCACGCCGCATCATTATTTCCCAGGTGTAACCTATGCGAAGATTATCGTGCGCGATCCGCAAGGTAAAATCACCTTCACCAAAGAAATCCCTGGCACCGAAGCAAGCCTGATCCATGATGAACTGCTATTTAGCGTCGGCGATCAGATTAAGATTTTTCATAAAGAACCGACTCGCTTACGGGTCAACCCGCCTTATCCCGACATCATCGATAGCAAAAACGTAACGAACATTTTAACCATTCCGACCACGGATTGATAAATAGGGACTTGCAGGGGGACTCTGGGCAAGCGCTCTTAAAACGGCTGGATAATGCTGCGTCAGGTACGCACCGGCAGGCGCTGTACGATTTTGATCCAGTTACCGCTGGCGTTTTGCGCCGGCAGCAGCGAGAAGGCGCTGCCGGTACCGACGCCCAGACTTTCCACTTTGCCGCGATAGGTGATGTCGTCGCCGTACAGATCGGCATTAATTTCCACCGGCTGACCAATACGCATCGACAGTAATTGCGTTTCTTTAAAGTTGGCGTCAATCCAGACATCGTCCAGCGGTACCACAGCCATCAAGGTACTGCGGACATGGTTTAGATAGGCGCTACGCAGCGTGGCCGCAGCATCTTTGACATCTGGATGCGCTGGTGGTATTCAACTGTTGCTGCGCCGACGTCAGCGAGGTCTCCGCCGAGGTCAGGGCATCGCGCGCATGGGACAATTCCTCTTGCGAGATGGCACCGTCGCGCGCCAGATTGGCGCGCCGCTGATAATCGGCACTGGCGCCTTGAAGTTCCACCTTACGCGAGGCGACCATCGCTTTGTAATTGTCCACGTTGCTGTACATACCGCGTACTTGCCGCACCACCCGGGCCAGATTGGCTTCGGCTTTCTCCTGCGCCACGATGGTATCGCTGGGATCAAGACGGACCAGCAGCTGCCCCTGTTTCACGTAGTCGCTGTCATCGGCGGCAATTAATTGATTCCGTGGATGATTTCAACAACAGAGAGATGATACGCCATGAAAAAGTCTACCCTACAGGTCTCCGCAGAACCAGATATTACCGGTGATCCCTTGCATGAACTCATCCGTCATGGTGCCAGACAACTGATAGCCGCCGTCGTTGAGGCTGAGCTCGAAGCCATGCTGCAACAACATGCTGAACGCCGTCTTGACGATGGGCGTCATGCCGTCGTCCGTAACGGTTATTTGCCACAGCGAACCATACAGACGGGTATTGGCGATGTTGAAATTAAAGTGCCTAAGGTCAGGGATCGCAGCGGCGACGGAATATGCTTCAACAGTGCGTTGCTGCCATGGCTGTATCTGCTAGGCATATCCACCGGTGATTTTCATGAAGCCATAGGGGCGCTACTCGGTGAAAAAGCCCATGGCCTCTCCGCGAGTACCATCAGCAGACTGAAACAGCAATGGCTTGAAGTGCACAGGCAATGGTGCCTGCGTGATTTAAGCGATACGCGCTACGTTTATTTCTGGGCTGATGGCATATATAGCCATGTCAGGCAAGATGATCGCCTTTGCCTACTGGTCAGTATCGGCGTCACTGAGCATGGACGTCAGGAGCTGGTTGCGGTCGAAGAGGGTTTATCGAGAATCAGAAGCAAACTGGGCCGAACTTCTCAATGGCCTGCAAGCAGGTGGCCTAACCGTATCTCCCAAGCTGGCTAAGGGAGACGGTGCCCTTAGTTTTTGGAATGCAATGGCAAAGATATTCCCGGACACGCAGCACCAACGCTGTTGGGTGCACAAAACGGCTAATGTGCTTTTTTATGTTTTGTTAGCAAGGTTTTCAGCGAAGTATCCTGTAGCGATGAAGAAGCTGGAGAAAGATCGAGAAGAACTGCTGGCATTCTACGACTTCCCGTCAGAGCACTGGGCATCAATAAAAACGACAAAGCCGATTGAATCGGCTTTTGCGACTGTGAAGCTACGAAGCAGACGCGCAAAGAAGTGTGGTTCGAGAGAAACCACCCTGTCAATGGTATTTAAGCTGCTCCAGTCTGCTCAGAAAAGCTGGAACCGGCTAAGAGGATTTGACCTGGCTGACCCTGGTGGTAAACAACGTCCAATTTCAGAATGGAGAACAGATTCACGAAGCATCAGAGCAGAGCAGAACGTAGCCTGATCGCCATACACCAGATTTGATAATAACTCTCGGCAATGGTGGTTACAGTGCCCGCCACCTGCGGGGTAATGAGTTCTCAGTTGTTTTAATTATTCTGCGCCACGACAGGCGCGGCCGGGAGAGATGCGGGAGTCTGGAAACTGCCGCCCAGGGCCTGCATGAGCACAATGGCCGTATCGGTGCGCTGGGCGTTGATACTGGCCAGATCGCGTTCGGCCTGGATCAGCGTTGTTCCACGCTCAGCGCATCGAGATAGTTACCAATGCCGGCGCTGTAGCGCTGCATGGAGTTATCCCAGGATTCACGGGCGATGTCCCGCGCGCGCGTTTTCTGCTGCAACTGGATTTCCAGCGACGACAGGCGGGTTATGGCATCGCCAATATCGCCGAAGGCGCTGACCAGCGACTGGTTATATTGCGCCACCGCCAGATCGTAATCGGCATTGCTGCTCGCCAGGTCCGCACGCAGGCGGCCGCCGTCAAATATAGGCAACGACAGCGCCGGGTCGATCGTGAAGTAGCGGCTGGGCGCGCCGAAAAACGCGTTGCCCAACAGCGATTTGGTTCCGGCAGCGTCGAAGGCAGGCTTACCGCGGTCGGCGCTATCAGTTGCGGCCGGTGCAAAGCGCGGGCGGCGTCGGGGCCCTGGCCCAGCAGCACCGCCAGACGGATACCTGCGGCGGTCACGTCTTGACGCGCGGCGGTCAGCATCACCTGCGCCGCCGCTTCCAGACTTTCTGGTCTGTTGATATTGAAACTTGCTGTCAAGCCCGGTGGTAAACCGGCGCGGCGCCAGACCCAGCATGATGTGGGTTCGTTTTAAAATCCTGCTGCGCCAGGTAGTACATCGCCTGGGCTTCGCCATAATCGTTATAGGCGCGCGCCACATTGGCCGCCAGTGTCAGTCGGGCCACCTGCCTGTCCACTTCGCTGGCGTTGGCGCGGCCGACCGCCGCTTCCCAGGCGGCCCGCTGGCCACCCCATAAATCGAAGGGTTACAGAAAAAGCCTGCTGCAGCCCGGCGGTGCCGCGGTGGTATTTTACCGTATCGCCCGCGCTGACAGTGCAGGTTAATAGCAACAATCCGGACAAAAGCATTCCCCGCGCGTTCATCGACATCTCCGTCATGTATGACGATTGGCGCCGGCAATAGCCGGCGGTGTACTGTATTAAGGCGTTAATATACGCTTTTTGAGGACGAACAATGAAGTTTACCGGTTGGAGAACCGGCGTGAGCGCCCTGGTGCTGGTGGCCGAAAATCTCGGCTATGGCGATGTGCGCCCCACCCTGCGGGATCTCGCCGACGACGGCCCGTAGCTCTTTATTACCCACGCCAACGGCTATAATCAGGCGGCGCCGGAAATCGGCGCCCAGACCGGAATACCGGTGGCAATTACCGACATCCGGTCCTCGTTGAAGGCCAGCCGCGTCGCGGATTATACCGTAAGCGGCCAGGAAGGCGCTTGGCTTGCGGGTACCCTGGAGGCCAAAATGTCGCGCAGCGGTACGCTCGGGATCGTGGTGTCAGGTGAACCGCGCGCCTGGAACGCGCAGGCCGCGGCCTTCATGCTCGGCGCCCAGGCGTCGCGACCTTCGATTCAGATCCGCTATGCGGTCATTGGCCCCGCCACCTACAGCAATGTGGCGGGAGGCAAACGCGTTACCGCCTCGGTGATTGCCGCCGGCGCCGACGTCATTTTCGGTGAGGGAAACGGTTCGAGCTTCGGCATGCTGCAAGCGGTAGAAACTACACCCGCCCAGGACAGCGGCAAAGTCTGGTTTATCGATGTCATCGGCGACAAATCCCCTATCGACAAAGGACATCTGCTGAGTTCGGTGCTGTGGAATCTGACCCCGGTATATACCGCCATGATTAGGGATCTCAAAAATAATCACTTTGGCAGCCACAACTACCAGACGTCATTGGCTAACGGCGCCATCAGTTTATTAAAAACACCCCATATTCCTGATGATGTCTGGGCGCAGGTTCAAGCGGTGCGCGATCGCATTATCAGCGGTGAAATCCACGTGCCGGCGGATTATGACGCCAGCACGCTGCACGCGCTGCTGGCCGGAAAATAGCGCGTGGACATTGCTCTCCCCGCCGGTACGCCTCTGGTGCGGCTATCCATCTGGCGCTGTGGCCCGGCGAAGTGCATGTGCTGTTGGGGGAAAACGGCGCCGGCAAATCGACGCTAGTGGCACTGCTGTCCGGCGTGTTGCAGCCCGACCGCGGTTACATCGAGGTGGATGGCGCAGCGTATCGGCTCGCCGCACCAGGCGCTGGCGCTGGGCATCGGCACGGTGTTTCAGCACCCGATGCTGGTGCCGACATTAACGCTGGCGGAGAATATGGCGTTGGGCGACCCCTGGTGGCGCCGCCCCGCCCGGCGGCGCTACGCGGCGGATGTCGCACGCCTGGGCGTAACGGTGGACGCCAGCACGCGGGTCAGGGCGTTATCGTTGGGAGAACGGCAGCAGGCGGAAATCCTACGCGCGATGCTACGCGGCAGTCGGGTGCTACTCCTCGACGAGCCGACCGCACTGCTAACGCCACACGACGCCGAACGGCTTGGCCTGTTGATGTGTCGTCTGGTCGCGCAGGGGTTGGCAGTGGTGTTTATCACCCATAAGCTGAAC from Sodalis glossinidius str. 'morsitans' includes these protein-coding regions:
- a CDS encoding putative mucin/carbohydrate-binding domain-containing protein; translation: MTLLLLNDGRKTEASFSVGRNWEEVSVNAVSVPFIETPYVNGAPMVEIEYPETSKILPVYRKGENEAAFFERWNSQDAEFALVDSGYAVILVPKISKPALQTPGNVENIDALITYYEDIFTFYNALSGLSFEAEHDSDWNINNRYLMKSDKKDDSNGGYYGGNWPAESSASVSSFWLTPQASNWGSLHEIAHGYQGHFMTDKHFSVGEVWNNIYAASYQDVMLGDRKYQDGWLYDYSNKAKVEETIFQLIAREKPLNQWDLHSKLYFIMLMVDKAGKNAFTFLNQQYRKNCNTSDFAPYLHSLLDILSESFAIAGEQVDVTPFVQLTGGHVTQPQCDRNKFSHAKAVYPLYQLVDKPQLEAVKNQLKLDSTLRLVDATQLKATGLKGNVSLRFNIDDFAQIYGKDLILLEEARYAYKIRIDSPTMTLGDLPIGVYTLRLPTGKDRKYQPTTDYLIVKQGDNAAEIAFIKKFASPIISQEINFLGIADEFFAMLLVDHAQGKLVIDVFTTTPHHYFPGVTYAKIIVRDPQGKITFTKEIPGTEASLIHDELLFSVGDQIKIFHKEPTRLRVNPPYPDIIDSKNVTNILTIPTTD
- a CDS encoding TolC family protein, with amino-acid sequence MGNAFFGAPSRYFTIDPALSLPIFDGGRLRADLASSNADYDLAVAQYNQSLVSAFGDIGDAITRLSSLEIQLQQKTRARDIARESWDNSMQRYSAGIGNYLDALSVEQR
- a CDS encoding ATP-binding cassette domain-containing protein, with amino-acid sequence MAQRIGSPHQALALGIGTVFQHPMLVPTLTLAENMALGDPWWRRPARRRYAADVARLGVTVDASTRVRALSLGERQQAEILRAMLRGSRVLLLDEPTALLTPHDAERLGLLMCRLVAQGLAVVFITHKLNEALAWGDRISVLRLGRKVGEIPPARLQTLSQPQPDGKYWTGCFTAAATGNRPRQQHPRRALAMTVHRPGSQVQLRCCWSNGYRWRMRALRCATLILASPAAKSWASPVSTATGKRNWRKLWRDSGR
- a CDS encoding BMP family lipoprotein, with product MAITDIRSSLKASRVADYTVSGQEGAWLAGTLEAKMSRSGTLGIVVSGEPRAWNAQAAAFMLGAQASRPSIQIRYAVIGPATYSNVAGGKRVTASVIAAGADVIFGEGNGSSFGMLQAVETTPAQDSGKVWFIDVIGDKSPIDKGHLLSSVLWNLTPVYTAMIRDLKNNHFGSHNYQTSLANGAISLLKTPHIPDDVWAQVQAVRDRIISGEIHVPADYDASTLHALLAGK